From the Bacteriovorax sp. Seq25_V genome, one window contains:
- the tpiA gene encoding triose-phosphate isomerase: MRKTLVVGNWKMNQSLGDIEAFFTTVKASNFTDEAWIAPQALHLSKLIELAPKNFKTGAQNCSYENSGAFTGEVSPTSLKELGCEFVILGHSERRAIFKETHEELNLKVKKALVNNLKVIFCIGETLEERESGKIEAVLGEQLKKGLQGVSSSDVIVAYEPVWAIGTGVTATPAQAQETHEFVRKFLKEETELNAEETLILYGGSVKPDNAKELFSCADIDGGLVGGASLKAESFMGLYGK; the protein is encoded by the coding sequence ATGAGAAAAACACTAGTCGTTGGAAATTGGAAAATGAATCAGTCACTTGGTGACATCGAAGCTTTCTTTACTACTGTAAAAGCATCAAACTTCACTGATGAAGCGTGGATTGCTCCTCAAGCACTACACCTTTCAAAATTGATTGAATTAGCTCCAAAGAATTTCAAGACTGGTGCTCAAAATTGTTCATATGAAAACTCAGGAGCATTTACGGGAGAAGTATCTCCTACTTCATTAAAAGAGCTAGGCTGCGAATTCGTTATCCTAGGTCACAGTGAAAGAAGAGCAATCTTTAAAGAAACTCACGAGGAACTTAATTTAAAAGTTAAAAAGGCCCTCGTAAATAATCTCAAAGTAATCTTCTGTATTGGTGAAACTCTTGAAGAGAGAGAATCAGGAAAAATTGAAGCTGTTCTTGGGGAACAATTAAAAAAAGGTCTTCAAGGTGTTTCATCTTCTGATGTCATTGTTGCTTATGAGCCAGTTTGGGCAATTGGAACTGGAGTAACAGCTACTCCAGCGCAAGCACAAGAAACTCATGAGTTCGTAAGAAAATTCCTAAAAGAAGAAACAGAACTTAATGCAGAAGAAACACTTATCCTTTATGGTGGAAGTGTTAAACCAGATAATGCCAAAGAATTATTCTCTTGTGCTGATATCGACGGTGGACTTGTTGGTGGAGCATCTCTAAAAGCTGAGAGTTTCATGGGATTATATGGAAAATAA
- the pgk gene encoding phosphoglycerate kinase, translated as MALKFIDQADLTDKKVIARFDFNVPLDKNDPSIITDTTRIDEALETIKYIFNNGASKLVLMSHLGRPDGKPVAKYSLEPVAKYLAEKLDTDVVLSESALDRSIKTLLNLGETKILLLQNVRFHEEEEKNDREFAKKLAEYGDIYVNDAFGAAHRKHASTYEINAFFKNRAYGGLLLKREISALSKIVESPKTPFVAIVGGAKVSDKIKIIERLLSNVTHLLIGGAMAYPFLKASGYDIGTSLCNDEDIALAKKILREKSGHKIVLPVDHLCSKEFGGEPQVVENRNIPEGLMGLDIGPKTLDIYKEKLSGAKTVLWNGPMGLFENETYSKGTFGIAKILSDAPSDCFTLVGGGDSVSAVNKAGLASKMGHVSTGGGASLEYIEKGNLPGIAALRFGLE; from the coding sequence ATGGCACTTAAATTCATTGATCAGGCAGATCTAACAGATAAAAAAGTAATCGCAAGATTTGACTTCAACGTTCCGCTTGATAAGAATGATCCGTCGATCATCACTGATACGACGAGAATTGATGAAGCTCTTGAGACAATCAAGTACATCTTTAACAATGGAGCTTCAAAACTAGTTCTTATGTCTCACCTTGGTAGACCTGATGGAAAACCGGTAGCGAAATACTCACTTGAGCCAGTTGCAAAGTATCTTGCAGAAAAATTAGATACTGACGTTGTTTTATCAGAGTCAGCTCTTGATAGATCAATTAAAACGCTACTAAATCTTGGTGAAACTAAAATTCTTCTTCTTCAAAACGTAAGGTTTCACGAAGAAGAAGAAAAGAATGATAGAGAATTTGCAAAAAAACTTGCTGAGTATGGAGATATCTATGTGAACGACGCCTTTGGTGCAGCTCACAGAAAGCACGCTTCAACTTATGAGATCAATGCATTCTTTAAAAATAGAGCATACGGTGGACTTCTTCTTAAGAGAGAGATCAGTGCCCTATCTAAAATCGTTGAATCACCAAAAACTCCATTTGTTGCAATCGTTGGTGGAGCAAAAGTAAGCGATAAAATCAAAATCATCGAAAGACTTCTCTCTAACGTAACTCACCTTCTTATTGGTGGTGCAATGGCGTATCCATTCTTAAAAGCAAGTGGGTACGATATCGGTACTTCACTTTGCAATGACGAAGATATTGCTCTAGCAAAGAAAATCCTTAGAGAGAAATCAGGGCATAAAATAGTTCTTCCAGTTGATCACCTATGTTCAAAAGAATTTGGTGGAGAACCTCAAGTTGTTGAGAACAGAAATATTCCTGAAGGACTTATGGGGCTTGATATCGGACCAAAAACTCTTGATATCTACAAAGAAAAATTATCAGGGGCGAAGACTGTTTTATGGAATGGCCCGATGGGACTATTTGAAAATGAAACATATAGTAAAGGAACATTTGGAATCGCGAAGATTCTAAGTGACGCTCCTTCTGATTGCTTCACACTTGTTGGTGGCGGTGATTCTGTAAGTGCAGTAAACAAGGCCGGTCTTGCAAGCAAGATGGGACATGTTTCTACTGGTGGTGGAGCAAGCTTAGAATATATCGAAAAAGGTAACCTTCCGGGTATCGCAGCCCTTAGATTTGGATTGGAATAA
- the gap gene encoding type I glyceraldehyde-3-phosphate dehydrogenase, with protein sequence MSQKIRVGINGLGRIGRTVLREIFSRNISELEVVAVNSPGEPEGYVHLLKYDSVFGRFDKKVSIDDGDTLDIDGHKITFHKYRDPAEIPWSKDEVDLVIDSTGIFKDKKSLSKHLRGTVKKVILCCPGKDVDETIVMGINSDLYNPEEHNIVSNASCTTNCLAPVAKILNDKFGIESGFMTTVHSYTGDQRILDASHKDYRRARAAAVSMIPTTTGAAKAVGLVIPELKGKLDGFAVRVPTPNVSLVDLNVTVKTPTTIEEVNQAMLEASNGALKGILAYEEEELVSVDYMGMRESSCVDAKLTNVIGGTNVKVVAWYDNEAGFSNRVIDLAILMGAK encoded by the coding sequence ATGTCTCAGAAAATCAGAGTCGGAATCAACGGACTTGGAAGAATTGGTAGAACAGTTCTAAGAGAAATTTTTAGTCGTAACATCAGTGAATTAGAAGTAGTAGCAGTTAACTCTCCAGGAGAGCCAGAAGGTTATGTTCACCTACTTAAATATGATTCAGTTTTTGGAAGATTTGATAAGAAAGTTAGTATCGACGATGGAGATACTCTTGATATTGATGGACACAAAATTACTTTCCACAAGTATCGTGACCCTGCAGAGATTCCATGGTCAAAAGATGAAGTTGATTTAGTAATTGATTCGACAGGTATCTTCAAAGATAAAAAATCTCTTTCAAAGCACCTTAGAGGAACGGTTAAAAAAGTTATCCTTTGTTGCCCAGGTAAAGATGTTGATGAAACAATCGTCATGGGAATCAACTCTGACCTCTACAATCCAGAAGAGCATAATATTGTTTCAAATGCTTCATGTACAACTAACTGTCTTGCTCCTGTAGCAAAAATTCTTAATGACAAGTTTGGAATTGAGTCAGGTTTCATGACAACGGTTCACTCATATACAGGCGATCAGAGAATCCTAGATGCTTCTCACAAAGATTACAGAAGAGCGAGAGCAGCAGCGGTATCAATGATCCCAACAACTACTGGTGCAGCGAAAGCTGTTGGTCTTGTTATTCCTGAACTAAAAGGAAAGCTTGATGGATTCGCAGTAAGAGTACCAACTCCAAACGTTTCTCTTGTTGATCTTAATGTAACAGTTAAAACTCCAACTACGATTGAAGAAGTTAATCAGGCAATGCTTGAAGCAAGTAATGGTGCCCTGAAGGGAATCCTTGCATACGAAGAAGAAGAGCTTGTCTCAGTTGATTATATGGGAATGAGAGAATCTTCATGCGTAGATGCTAAGCTTACAAACGTAATCGGTGGAACAAATGTAAAAGTAGTTGCATGGTATGACAACGAAGCAGGATTCTCAAATAGAGTAATCGACCTCGCAATTCTTATGGGAGCGAAATAA
- a CDS encoding lipase family protein, with protein METASTVKHYKTKDDYLQKRVARPSATSGAELAKDAKAPVEAEKVDISKKAKDLKNSIKEDGKEIGRASKHLLKDAGVSLAKAIVSPLPIPSISLGGGAETPVAAKAEKAAPVKEKSDVPINKPGIFLISGLELGTFSSDDQGLPELASAITGAEHFSWKDEDKVMEEILRRTKDQPIILIGHSLGGDAAVNIANNLNTLKGGFRKVNLLVTLDSVGFGNDIIPQNVGKNLNFISDDDYFFNDGPNIARDSKRTTVDNILRSEGHRAIDEASDVHFEIMENIDSVMSEFKKNKKFQRLSELYESFKKTEKNSEAIEPKV; from the coding sequence ATGGAAACGGCTTCAACTGTTAAACATTATAAGACTAAAGATGACTACCTGCAAAAGAGGGTGGCTAGGCCATCAGCGACTTCAGGAGCGGAGCTTGCAAAAGATGCGAAAGCACCAGTCGAGGCAGAGAAGGTCGACATTTCTAAGAAGGCCAAAGATCTCAAAAACTCAATAAAAGAAGATGGAAAAGAAATAGGAAGAGCATCGAAGCATCTTCTAAAAGATGCGGGAGTTTCACTGGCCAAGGCGATTGTGAGCCCTCTTCCAATTCCTAGTATTAGCTTGGGCGGAGGAGCTGAAACTCCTGTTGCGGCCAAGGCCGAAAAGGCGGCACCTGTTAAAGAGAAGTCCGATGTACCAATTAATAAACCTGGTATTTTTCTCATCTCAGGTCTCGAACTTGGAACCTTCTCAAGTGATGATCAGGGGCTTCCAGAGCTTGCTTCAGCGATTACTGGCGCGGAACATTTTTCTTGGAAGGACGAAGATAAGGTGATGGAAGAGATTCTTCGAAGAACAAAGGATCAGCCAATAATACTTATTGGACATTCTCTTGGTGGGGATGCTGCAGTTAATATCGCAAATAACCTCAATACGCTGAAGGGAGGTTTTAGGAAGGTGAACCTTCTTGTGACTCTTGATAGTGTTGGCTTTGGAAATGATATTATTCCCCAGAACGTAGGGAAGAATTTGAATTTTATCAGTGATGATGACTACTTCTTTAATGACGGTCCGAATATTGCGCGTGATTCAAAACGAACGACTGTGGATAATATTTTAAGGAGTGAGGGGCATCGAGCGATTGATGAGGCTTCTGATGTTCATTTTGAAATCATGGAAAATATCGACTCGGTAATGAGTGAGTTCAAAAAGAATAAGAAATTTCAAAGACTTAGTGAACTATATGAGTCTTTTAAGAAGACTGAAAAAAATAGTGAAGCTATTGAGCCGAAGGTCTAG
- a CDS encoding trypsin-like serine protease — MKKISILLFLLLSINSCGPQESNTHVEINTSSIVGGELVEKDEFKAVVALVRNGDFHCSGVLIAEDVVLTAAHCLGGFAAESIRVYVGDGEKRPALRAFLRGQHEVERVIFHPSLKWNERRGFVNFGDYNANDVGLVFLKEPITDVEPLKILENLSVVKNYLKKGQTTTVVGYGYDGEDKPVFTNVTPEYGLKRKVDIMIKNFNNHEVDIRDDGKDSCYIDSGGPALVNVDGEYQVLALVSGSNGLCGENEFPVYYSLVFDSICWIAKETDMKFTDLFRNCDRYQLIQNKCEELPPKPAAQCASNLSELIFETQILDLHSL, encoded by the coding sequence TTGAAAAAAATATCAATTCTACTATTTCTTTTACTTTCGATTAATTCTTGTGGGCCACAAGAGTCGAACACTCATGTAGAAATTAACACATCTTCTATTGTTGGTGGAGAACTCGTTGAAAAAGATGAGTTTAAGGCCGTGGTTGCTCTTGTTCGAAATGGTGATTTTCACTGCTCAGGTGTTTTAATTGCTGAAGACGTCGTTCTTACAGCGGCTCATTGTCTTGGTGGTTTTGCTGCTGAATCAATAAGAGTTTACGTCGGAGATGGAGAGAAGCGTCCAGCTCTTCGCGCATTTTTACGTGGTCAACATGAAGTTGAAAGAGTTATCTTTCACCCAAGCCTTAAGTGGAATGAGCGTCGTGGATTCGTCAACTTTGGTGATTATAATGCCAATGATGTGGGACTCGTTTTTTTAAAAGAACCTATTACAGATGTTGAGCCTCTGAAAATTCTAGAAAATCTAAGTGTTGTAAAAAACTATTTGAAGAAAGGTCAGACTACGACAGTTGTTGGATATGGATATGATGGTGAAGATAAGCCTGTTTTCACAAATGTCACACCTGAATATGGCCTAAAGAGAAAAGTCGATATCATGATTAAAAACTTTAATAATCATGAAGTCGATATTAGAGATGATGGTAAAGACTCGTGTTATATTGATAGTGGTGGACCAGCCCTTGTTAACGTAGATGGCGAATACCAAGTTCTAGCTCTTGTTAGTGGGTCAAATGGTCTCTGTGGAGAAAATGAATTCCCAGTTTATTACTCTTTAGTTTTTGATTCTATCTGTTGGATTGCAAAAGAAACAGATATGAAGTTTACAGATCTATTTAGAAATTGTGATCGCTATCAACTAATACAAAATAAGTGCGAAGAATTACCGCCAAAGCCTGCTGCTCAATGTGCATCTAATTTATCAGAACTTATTTTTGAAACCCAAATACTTGATTTGCATTCTCTTTAG
- a CDS encoding TatD family hydrolase gives MSDKKSKDIPKFPVGLIETHCHLDYLKDLSTEEIVSKSNEYHVEKIITIAVSPDNLDTVIELTREHDCVYGTQGIHPHDAKFFSKEVLQKVESNLNEPKIVAVGEIGLDYHYNKSPKEIQIEAFESFLQLASDKDLPVVIHTRDADEDTKNTLLKFSAKLKRKGVIHSFTSSIELAQFCLDQGFHLGFNGIITFKNAENVRDVLRITPLERILIETDAPFLTPIPYRGKENAPFYLPFIAKAIAEIKDVPVEEILRITKENANQVFGFQK, from the coding sequence ATGAGTGATAAGAAATCGAAAGATATTCCTAAATTTCCAGTGGGTCTCATTGAGACCCACTGTCATCTCGACTATTTAAAAGATTTATCAACAGAAGAAATTGTTAGCAAGTCCAATGAATATCACGTCGAAAAAATAATTACGATCGCTGTTTCTCCAGATAATCTTGATACTGTTATTGAGCTAACAAGAGAGCACGACTGTGTTTATGGAACGCAAGGAATCCACCCACATGATGCTAAATTTTTCTCAAAGGAAGTTCTGCAAAAAGTAGAATCAAATCTGAATGAGCCGAAGATAGTTGCCGTAGGTGAAATTGGTCTTGATTATCACTACAATAAGTCACCGAAAGAGATTCAAATTGAGGCATTTGAATCTTTCTTGCAATTAGCCTCCGATAAGGATCTTCCTGTTGTTATTCACACACGTGATGCCGATGAAGATACCAAGAATACTCTGTTAAAATTCTCAGCCAAACTCAAGAGAAAAGGAGTTATTCATAGTTTCACTTCATCTATTGAATTAGCACAATTTTGTCTCGACCAAGGCTTTCACCTTGGCTTCAACGGCATAATTACTTTTAAAAATGCTGAGAATGTTAGAGACGTATTAAGAATTACTCCTCTTGAACGTATTTTAATTGAAACAGATGCGCCATTTCTCACACCTATTCCATATCGTGGAAAAGAGAATGCTCCCTTTTATCTTCCTTTTATCGCGAAAGCTATTGCTGAGATTAAAGACGTTCCGGTAGAAGAAATTTTAAGAATAACTAAAGAGAATGCAAATCAAGTATTTGGGTTTCAAAAATAA
- a CDS encoding thioredoxin domain-containing protein encodes MKKTFFEKATLNQKMLFFVLGALMTIFSIYLTSHYFSAKYPTGFEAGSICNINSFFNCDATTLSPFGNIAGIPISIFGALMGAFVMLTFLYNNDEVESALLTVLGVNAFGCVVLFLYSLIGLGHLCPFCTLYYLASFGALFMLIKVGEIRGLNFKFISIYAIVTLAVAGITYSSVQSWESKKIQMSQSLVKMFYGLPNLGTPGTPSPFRLASATEKFEDAPIQFSIFSDFQCPACKALTTVVEKIAEKYKGKINIQYFFYPLDHNCNPNMERPLHTYACQAAYMASCADPAKFGPIHDDIFADQEKLSTTWINNYANKLGVTECMTKPETKESVVKMINQADTFSVRSTPTTLLNGVKIEGVRPLSDYYAIMDEILKRAKK; translated from the coding sequence ATGAAAAAAACTTTTTTCGAAAAAGCGACATTAAACCAGAAGATGCTTTTCTTCGTCCTGGGTGCTCTCATGACGATTTTTTCAATCTACTTAACTTCACACTACTTTAGCGCAAAGTATCCAACAGGGTTTGAAGCGGGATCAATTTGTAACATCAACTCATTTTTTAACTGTGATGCTACAACACTATCTCCATTTGGAAATATTGCAGGGATTCCTATCTCAATCTTTGGTGCACTTATGGGTGCCTTTGTAATGCTTACATTCCTATATAATAATGATGAAGTTGAAAGTGCTCTTTTAACAGTTCTAGGAGTTAATGCTTTTGGATGTGTGGTACTTTTCCTTTATTCACTAATTGGACTTGGTCACCTTTGTCCATTTTGTACTCTTTATTACCTGGCCTCATTTGGCGCTCTTTTTATGTTGATCAAAGTTGGTGAGATTCGAGGGTTAAATTTTAAGTTCATCAGCATTTACGCAATCGTAACTCTTGCGGTGGCAGGAATTACTTACTCATCTGTGCAAAGCTGGGAATCAAAGAAGATTCAAATGAGTCAAAGTCTTGTTAAGATGTTCTATGGTCTTCCTAATCTTGGAACCCCTGGAACACCATCTCCATTCAGATTAGCTAGTGCGACAGAAAAATTTGAAGATGCTCCAATTCAATTTTCAATTTTCTCGGACTTTCAGTGTCCTGCGTGTAAAGCTCTAACAACAGTTGTTGAAAAAATCGCTGAAAAATACAAGGGCAAAATTAATATTCAATATTTCTTCTACCCACTAGATCACAATTGTAATCCAAATATGGAGAGACCTCTTCACACTTATGCATGTCAGGCGGCTTACATGGCTTCTTGTGCAGATCCAGCAAAATTTGGTCCAATTCACGATGACATCTTTGCAGATCAAGAAAAGCTATCGACAACGTGGATTAATAATTATGCCAACAAATTGGGTGTAACTGAGTGTATGACAAAACCAGAGACAAAAGAAAGTGTTGTGAAAATGATTAATCAAGCAGATACATTCTCTGTAAGATCAACACCTACTACTCTTCTAAATGGTGTTAAGATTGAAGGTGTAAGACCATTAAGCGATTACTACGCGATTATGGATGAGATCTTAAAAAGAGCAAAAAAATAA
- a CDS encoding polyphenol oxidase family protein, whose product MKIIQKEIDSYIFEVYSDRPQISFKAVNQVHGNIIFDCHEELLDADGVVCTCGQCTLAIKTADCLPIAIIGKKGHALIHAGWRGLENKIIKNDLIRKILPTQFFIGPHIGVDAYQVSDDFLNYFEKDKFITKDGRYHFSLEKEATEQILDKYPNAVVQYSNACTFSDHRYNSYRRNKTDLRNWNILRKG is encoded by the coding sequence AAGATCATTCAAAAAGAAATTGATTCGTATATCTTCGAGGTTTACTCAGACAGACCACAAATAAGCTTCAAGGCCGTAAATCAAGTTCATGGTAATATTATTTTTGACTGCCATGAAGAGCTACTTGATGCAGATGGAGTTGTCTGCACATGTGGTCAGTGTACATTGGCGATAAAGACTGCAGACTGCCTACCGATTGCAATAATTGGCAAAAAAGGACATGCCCTTATCCATGCAGGTTGGCGCGGACTTGAAAATAAAATTATAAAGAATGATCTCATACGAAAGATACTACCTACTCAATTCTTTATCGGTCCACATATTGGGGTGGACGCCTATCAAGTTTCTGACGATTTTTTAAATTACTTTGAAAAAGATAAGTTCATTACCAAAGATGGAAGGTACCACTTCTCCTTGGAAAAAGAAGCGACAGAACAAATCTTGGACAAGTATCCAAATGCAGTGGTCCAATACAGTAATGCGTGCACTTTTTCAGATCACAGGTATAATAGTTATCGAAGAAATAAAACTGATTTAAGAAACTGGAATATTCTAAGGAAAGGATAA